The Streptomyces sp. NBC_00440 genome contains a region encoding:
- a CDS encoding roadblock/LC7 domain-containing protein → MIQQLGSMDWMLKELADGVPGIQQIVVLSADGLRIARHGGDPDGADRLAAACAGLQSLAAAVATEIPDSDGRMRLVVIEITGGFFYLMAAGTGSYLAVLTDERVEAGLVGAQMRDMVVRIGAHLASPPRHDGKAG, encoded by the coding sequence GTGATTCAGCAACTGGGCAGCATGGACTGGATGCTCAAGGAGCTGGCCGACGGGGTCCCCGGGATCCAGCAGATCGTGGTGCTCTCGGCGGACGGCCTGCGGATCGCCCGGCACGGCGGTGACCCCGACGGCGCGGACCGGCTCGCCGCTGCCTGCGCCGGGCTCCAGAGCCTGGCAGCCGCGGTCGCCACCGAGATCCCGGACAGCGACGGCCGGATGCGGCTCGTCGTCATCGAGATCACCGGGGGGTTCTTCTATCTGATGGCCGCGGGCACCGGCTCCTATCTCGCCGTCCTCACCGACGAACGGGTCGAAGCGGGCCTGGTCGGCGCGCAGATGCGCGACATGGTGGTACGGATCGGAGCTCATCTGGCCAGCCCGCCGCGGCACGACGGGAAGGCCGGATGA
- a CDS encoding DUF742 domain-containing protein → MNSPPRRERRKAEPDSGDPERLYVITGGPDGGERAPLDLVTIVVSRAEPSPTVQPEQAAIVRLCKSPLSVAEISAYLRLPFSVVTALLTDLLAAELVESRAPIVRAALPDRALLEAVMHGLQKL, encoded by the coding sequence ATGAATTCGCCGCCCCGCAGAGAACGCCGGAAGGCGGAGCCGGACTCGGGGGACCCGGAACGGCTCTATGTGATCACCGGCGGGCCGGACGGCGGCGAACGGGCCCCCCTCGACCTGGTCACCATCGTGGTGTCCCGGGCCGAGCCGTCCCCGACCGTCCAGCCGGAACAGGCCGCGATCGTACGGCTGTGCAAGTCGCCGTTGTCCGTGGCCGAGATCTCCGCCTATCTGCGCCTGCCGTTCAGCGTGGTGACCGCGCTGCTGACCGATCTCCTCGCGGCCGAACTCGTCGAGTCGCGCGCGCCCATCGTCCGCGCGGCGCTGCCGGACAGGGCCCTTCTCGAAGCGGTGATGCATGGACTCCAGAAGCTCTGA
- a CDS encoding GTP-binding protein, protein MDSRSSDTIAGPRREDVLPDTATAAVKIVIVGGFGVGKTTMVRSVSEIRPLTTEETMTQAGVGVDDNSGVESKTATTVAMDFGRISISEQLVLYLFGTPGQERFWFLWNGLFEGALGAVVLVDTRRLEVSFDVIGRLEERGVPFIVAINTFPDAPRHRLEALRAALDLPDEVPIVDCDARQRASSRDTLMALMRYLHSLAMRRA, encoded by the coding sequence ATGGACTCCAGAAGCTCTGACACGATCGCAGGCCCCAGGAGGGAAGACGTACTGCCCGACACGGCCACGGCCGCGGTCAAGATCGTGATCGTGGGCGGGTTCGGGGTCGGCAAGACGACGATGGTGCGTTCGGTGAGCGAGATCCGCCCGCTGACCACCGAGGAGACGATGACCCAGGCCGGGGTCGGAGTCGACGACAACTCCGGTGTGGAGAGCAAGACCGCCACCACAGTGGCGATGGACTTCGGCCGGATCAGCATCAGCGAACAGCTTGTGCTCTACCTCTTCGGCACCCCCGGCCAGGAGCGCTTCTGGTTCCTGTGGAACGGCCTCTTCGAGGGCGCGCTCGGCGCCGTCGTGCTGGTCGACACCCGCAGGCTGGAGGTCAGCTTCGATGTGATCGGCAGGCTGGAGGAGCGCGGCGTGCCGTTCATCGTCGCCATCAACACCTTCCCCGACGCGCCCCGCCACCGCCTGGAGGCGCTGCGGGCCGCGCTCGACCTGCCCGACGAGGTCCCGATCGTGGACTGCGACGCGCGGCAGCGCGCCTCCAGCCGCGACACCCTGATGGCCCTCATGCGCTATCTGCACTCCCTCGCCATGCGGCGTGCCTAG
- a CDS encoding cytochrome P450 — protein sequence MTTPFDHQPGTGAAVPPPQCPAHGLGPGGLRRLYGTEAEQDPMGLYEKLRAEHGPVAPVLLHGDVPAWLVLGHSENLYMTRTPSLFSRDSRRWRALQDGTAAPDHPLAPVFTWQPICVFADGAEHERLRGAVTDAMSHIDTRSTRRFINRYSNRLVNDFCQDGKADLVSRFAEHLPMMVMCQILGMPEEYSERLVQAARDMIKGTETAIVSNAFVMAALNRLVAQRRSVPREDFASRLITHPAGLTDDEVSQHMRLVLIAAYETTANLIANVLRMVLTDPRFRAQLSGGHMTVPEAVEQTLWDEPPFTTILGRWAVGDTELGGQQIKGGDALVVGIAAANIDPVVRPDPNASMQGNRAHLAFSGGAHECPGQDIGRAIADVGVDALLMRLPDVELALEEHELSWTGSLMSRHLDRLPVTFAPRPPQDIMVAPSPAAMPPPRADWEVTSHAPAAPPVVPQPAPPARATPVGTPPPAAAVPAQRGSAPKRLWRALTSWWRGY from the coding sequence GTGACAACCCCCTTCGACCACCAGCCCGGCACCGGCGCGGCAGTCCCGCCTCCGCAGTGCCCGGCCCACGGGCTCGGGCCCGGCGGGCTGCGGCGGCTGTACGGGACCGAGGCCGAGCAGGACCCGATGGGCCTGTACGAGAAGCTGCGCGCCGAGCACGGCCCGGTGGCACCCGTGCTGCTGCACGGCGACGTCCCCGCCTGGCTGGTGCTCGGCCACAGCGAGAACCTGTACATGACCCGTACGCCCTCGCTCTTCTCGCGTGACTCACGCCGCTGGCGCGCCCTCCAGGACGGCACGGCGGCCCCCGACCACCCGCTCGCGCCGGTCTTCACCTGGCAGCCGATCTGTGTCTTCGCCGACGGCGCCGAACACGAGCGGCTGCGCGGCGCGGTCACCGACGCGATGTCGCACATCGACACCCGCAGCACCCGCCGCTTCATCAACCGCTACAGCAACCGGCTGGTCAACGACTTCTGCCAGGACGGCAAGGCCGATCTCGTCAGCCGGTTCGCCGAACATCTGCCGATGATGGTGATGTGCCAGATCCTCGGTATGCCCGAGGAGTACAGCGAACGGCTGGTGCAGGCCGCCCGCGACATGATCAAGGGCACCGAGACCGCCATCGTGAGCAACGCCTTCGTGATGGCCGCGCTCAACCGGCTGGTCGCCCAGCGCAGATCAGTGCCGCGGGAGGACTTCGCCAGCCGGCTGATCACGCACCCCGCCGGGCTCACCGACGACGAGGTGAGCCAGCACATGCGGCTGGTGCTCATCGCCGCGTACGAGACCACCGCGAACCTCATCGCCAATGTGCTGCGCATGGTCCTCACCGACCCGCGGTTCAGGGCCCAGTTGAGCGGCGGTCATATGACGGTGCCCGAGGCGGTCGAGCAGACGCTGTGGGACGAACCGCCCTTCACCACGATCCTCGGCCGCTGGGCGGTCGGCGACACCGAACTGGGCGGCCAGCAGATCAAGGGGGGCGACGCCCTCGTGGTCGGGATCGCGGCCGCCAACATCGACCCGGTCGTCCGCCCCGACCCGAACGCCTCCATGCAGGGCAACCGGGCCCATCTGGCCTTCAGCGGCGGGGCACACGAGTGTCCCGGGCAGGACATCGGACGCGCCATCGCCGATGTCGGCGTCGACGCGCTGCTGATGCGGCTCCCCGATGTGGAACTGGCCCTGGAGGAACACGAACTGAGCTGGACCGGCTCGCTGATGTCCCGTCATCTGGACCGGCTGCCCGTGACGTTCGCGCCGCGACCGCCGCAGGACATCATGGTCGCGCCGTCCCCCGCGGCGATGCCGCCGCCCCGCGCCGACTGGGAGGTCACCTCGCACGCGCCGGCCGCGCCGCCCGTCGTACCGCAGCCCGCGCCACCGGCCCGGGCGACGCCCGTGGGGACGCCGCCGCCCGCCGCGGCGGTACCGGCCCAGCGCGGCTCGGCACCGAAGCGGCTCTGGCGGGCCCTGACCAGCTGGTGGCGCGGCTACTGA
- a CDS encoding terpene synthase family protein — MTIAPQQRLVQQLPAAPFYCPVPPGTHPAAASLNEATVRWMLQQHMDTDEQQRRRLTLCDFGGLTASTMPYGWIEPLTLMARLHAVLFSLDDGLCDESYATAGLLAQETGRIMRAVEAPYAAPSSGESARTAALRSIRLDLARHATPVQLRRWTEAMRVYTSGLVWEASWRSSPGLPSLDDYVTLWMRAIGMAPSTAMIEIAGGLTLADEELDDPRIRALTEMAWTLVSWDNDLYSRNKELLRADDDLNLIDVLAQEYGIDALRAQQEAVVMRDRVMVLFMRLRERALRDAGPQLRQYVNGLGQFVRGHLDWASVCPRYTVPGAPAAGPDGWWKRLPAVVDQDPLPLPSISWWWDQLDDGQ; from the coding sequence ATGACCATCGCCCCGCAGCAGCGGCTGGTTCAGCAGCTCCCAGCAGCGCCTTTCTACTGCCCGGTGCCACCCGGCACGCACCCCGCGGCGGCCTCGCTCAATGAGGCGACCGTACGCTGGATGCTGCAGCAGCACATGGACACCGACGAGCAGCAGCGCCGCCGTCTCACCCTCTGCGACTTCGGTGGTCTCACCGCATCGACCATGCCGTACGGATGGATCGAGCCACTGACTCTGATGGCCCGGTTGCACGCCGTGCTGTTCTCGCTCGACGACGGACTGTGCGACGAGTCCTACGCGACCGCCGGTCTGCTCGCCCAGGAGACCGGCCGCATCATGCGCGCGGTCGAGGCCCCGTACGCGGCCCCTTCGTCCGGCGAGTCCGCGCGCACGGCCGCGCTGCGGTCGATCAGGCTCGACCTCGCCCGCCATGCGACGCCGGTCCAGCTGCGTCGCTGGACCGAGGCCATGCGCGTCTACACCTCCGGGCTCGTCTGGGAGGCGTCCTGGCGCAGCAGCCCCGGCCTCCCCTCACTGGACGACTACGTCACCCTCTGGATGCGGGCCATAGGGATGGCCCCCTCCACCGCGATGATCGAGATCGCCGGAGGGCTGACGCTCGCCGACGAGGAACTGGACGATCCCCGGATACGCGCGCTGACCGAGATGGCCTGGACGCTGGTCAGCTGGGACAACGACCTCTACTCCCGCAACAAGGAACTCCTGCGGGCCGACGACGATCTGAACCTGATCGACGTACTGGCCCAGGAGTACGGCATCGACGCACTCCGCGCCCAGCAGGAGGCCGTGGTGATGCGCGACCGGGTGATGGTGCTCTTCATGCGGCTGCGGGAGCGCGCGCTCCGGGACGCCGGGCCCCAACTCCGGCAGTACGTCAACGGTTTGGGCCAGTTCGTGCGCGGCCACCTCGACTGGGCCTCGGTCTGCCCCCGGTACACCGTGCCGGGCGCACCGGCCGCCGGGCCCGACGGCTGGTGGAAGCGGCTCCCGGCCGTGGTGGACCAGGACCCGCTTCCCCTGCCGTCGATCTCCTGGTGGTGGGACCAGCTGGACGACGGTCAGTAG
- a CDS encoding alpha-galactosidase produces the protein MTRTAPRTVQLRAAGVGLVVDLSAPLPRILHWGEDLGALTNEECAALALTADGAALHNALDEPRQFTVWPTEADGWSGTPAHQGHLAGIATTPKPRFVAAEESDGELVVRLTEDGAGLDLTLTYRLDRSGVLAVRTTVARRPDADPVPYDLSGVTTLLPLPRRASEILDFTGRWCRERSPQRRPLGHGSHVREQRRGRTGQDAPYLLTAGVPGFAFRTGEVWGVHIGWSGNQRWLAERLPEGAGAHAAVLGGGELLAPGEIRLAPGETYTSPVCWFSWSGTGLDGLADRFHALLRARPSHPVTPRPLTLNSWEAVYFDHRPERLVALADLAADIGVERFVLDDGWFLGRRDDTAGLGDWTVDTAVWPDGLTPLADRVHARGMQFGLWVEPEMVNLESELARAHPGWILGPSAGLGPGSRHQYGLNIGHPEAWAYLLTSLDAIVTRYSVDYLKWDHNRDLHEAVQRSADGRDRPGVHAQTEALYRLLDALRERHPGLEIESCSSGGARVDLGVLARTDRVWASDCNDPVERQAIQRWTGQLLPPELIGSHVGEARSHTTGRITDSSFRLLTALFAHAGIERDLGACSPDELAELTAWGALYKELRPLLHSGRVVRADLGGDAALLHGVVAPDASAALYCWAQLASSPEAQPGRIALPGLDRTGSYRVRVRTEAGLPSFREVLAPAWVTAALDGWVALPGPVLSGAGVPMPVLDPGQALLIEVRRVAGA, from the coding sequence ATGACCCGCACCGCCCCCAGAACCGTCCAACTGCGCGCAGCAGGTGTGGGTCTGGTCGTCGACCTGTCCGCGCCGCTGCCCCGGATCCTGCACTGGGGTGAGGATCTGGGCGCACTCACCAACGAGGAATGCGCCGCGCTCGCACTCACCGCCGACGGCGCCGCGCTCCACAACGCCCTGGACGAACCACGGCAGTTCACGGTCTGGCCCACCGAGGCCGACGGCTGGTCGGGTACCCCTGCCCACCAGGGTCATCTGGCAGGCATCGCCACCACGCCGAAGCCCCGTTTCGTCGCTGCCGAGGAGAGCGACGGTGAACTGGTCGTCCGCCTCACCGAGGACGGCGCGGGCCTCGACCTCACCCTCACCTACCGGCTGGACCGCTCAGGGGTGCTGGCGGTACGGACCACGGTCGCCCGGCGGCCTGACGCGGACCCCGTTCCGTACGACCTCAGCGGTGTCACCACCCTGCTGCCGCTGCCGCGCAGGGCCTCGGAGATCCTCGACTTCACCGGCCGGTGGTGCCGCGAACGGTCCCCGCAGCGCAGGCCGCTCGGGCACGGCAGCCACGTACGGGAGCAGCGCCGGGGCAGGACCGGCCAGGACGCCCCGTACCTGCTCACCGCCGGGGTGCCGGGCTTCGCATTCCGCACCGGCGAGGTGTGGGGCGTCCATATCGGCTGGAGCGGTAATCAGCGCTGGCTGGCCGAGCGGCTGCCCGAGGGCGCCGGGGCGCACGCCGCCGTGCTCGGCGGCGGGGAACTGCTCGCGCCGGGGGAGATACGCCTGGCGCCGGGGGAGACGTACACCTCGCCGGTCTGCTGGTTCAGCTGGTCCGGCACCGGGCTCGACGGGCTCGCCGACCGTTTCCACGCGCTGCTCAGGGCACGTCCCTCGCATCCGGTGACGCCGCGCCCGCTGACCCTGAACAGCTGGGAGGCCGTGTACTTCGACCACCGGCCCGAGCGTCTTGTCGCCCTCGCCGACCTGGCCGCCGACATCGGCGTGGAGCGGTTCGTGCTGGACGACGGCTGGTTCCTCGGCCGCCGGGACGACACCGCGGGGCTGGGGGACTGGACCGTCGACACCGCGGTGTGGCCCGACGGGCTGACGCCGCTCGCCGACCGGGTGCACGCGCGCGGTATGCAGTTCGGGCTCTGGGTCGAGCCGGAGATGGTCAACCTCGAATCGGAGCTGGCCCGCGCCCACCCCGGGTGGATCCTCGGGCCGAGCGCCGGACTGGGTCCCGGCTCCCGCCATCAGTACGGCCTCAACATCGGGCATCCCGAGGCATGGGCGTATCTGCTCACATCGCTCGACGCGATCGTCACGCGGTACTCCGTCGACTATCTGAAATGGGACCACAACCGGGACCTGCACGAAGCCGTCCAGCGGTCGGCGGACGGCCGTGACCGTCCGGGCGTGCACGCGCAGACCGAGGCGCTGTACCGGCTGCTCGACGCACTCAGGGAACGGCACCCCGGTCTTGAGATCGAGAGCTGCTCCAGCGGCGGGGCCCGCGTCGACCTGGGGGTCCTGGCCCGTACGGACCGGGTGTGGGCCTCGGACTGCAACGACCCCGTCGAGCGCCAGGCCATCCAGCGCTGGACCGGCCAGCTGCTGCCGCCCGAGCTGATCGGCTCGCATGTCGGCGAGGCCCGCAGCCACACCACAGGGCGGATCACGGACAGCTCCTTCCGGCTGCTCACCGCGCTGTTCGCCCACGCCGGAATCGAGCGGGACCTCGGTGCCTGCTCGCCGGACGAGCTGGCGGAGCTGACGGCCTGGGGCGCGCTCTACAAGGAGCTGCGGCCGCTGCTGCACAGCGGACGGGTGGTCCGCGCGGATCTCGGCGGCGACGCCGCGCTGCTGCACGGGGTGGTGGCTCCGGACGCGAGCGCCGCCCTGTACTGCTGGGCGCAGCTGGCCAGTTCGCCGGAGGCCCAGCCGGGGCGTATCGCGCTGCCCGGCCTGGACCGTACGGGGAGCTACCGGGTCCGCGTACGGACGGAAGCCGGACTGCCCTCGTTCCGCGAAGTGCTCGCGCCCGCCTGGGTCACGGCCGCCCTGGACGGATGGGTGGCGCTGCCCGGACCGGTGCTCAGCGGAGCAGGGGTGCCGATGCCGGTGCTCGATCCTGGGCAGGCGCTGCTGATCGAGGTACGGAGGGTGGCGGGGGCGTAG
- a CDS encoding DMT family transporter — protein MNATLAAVALSLLSAVGYATAAVAQERLASRTRPGSGLLRLLGHGAWWWAVGLNAAGALLHVAALKYGSLTLVQPLGALTLVAAVPLGARLAGRRVARTEWRGTVLTLLGLAALLLAAGGTPPHETLSLPEALGIAAVAVVLVAALVRRSGRPGARPGLRFATASGLVSGVASALTQTVTVSVTDHTHGPAISWRTAVVALLVAAFAVGGLLLSQTAYRGGLGAPLAMVTLANPVAASVIGLALLGERLQGGAVGVLLAGVGAVAAARGVVLLTRATATAPAATQPPAAPPSSTPSTPSVPPPLLRSSAAAEPPTPLPSSAASEPPALPRPSTRPELPVTVPLRPPQPQTAPASSATPPPPSVPRSAAPAQDRAPASAPLLR, from the coding sequence GTGAATGCCACCCTGGCCGCCGTCGCCCTCTCGCTCCTCTCCGCCGTCGGTTATGCGACGGCCGCGGTCGCTCAGGAGCGTCTCGCGTCCCGTACCCGGCCGGGCTCCGGGCTGCTGCGGCTGCTCGGCCACGGCGCCTGGTGGTGGGCGGTCGGCCTCAACGCGGCAGGGGCCCTCCTGCATGTGGCGGCGCTGAAATACGGGTCGCTCACCCTCGTACAGCCGCTCGGCGCACTCACTCTGGTCGCGGCCGTCCCGCTGGGCGCACGTCTCGCCGGGCGCCGGGTCGCCAGGACCGAGTGGCGCGGCACCGTACTCACGCTTCTCGGCCTGGCGGCGCTGCTGCTGGCCGCCGGGGGCACGCCTCCGCACGAGACGCTCTCGCTGCCCGAGGCACTGGGGATCGCGGCGGTGGCTGTCGTCCTGGTCGCGGCGCTCGTACGGCGCTCGGGCAGGCCGGGCGCACGCCCCGGGCTGCGCTTCGCCACCGCGTCCGGACTCGTGTCGGGCGTCGCATCGGCGCTCACCCAGACCGTGACGGTCTCGGTCACCGACCACACCCACGGTCCGGCGATCAGCTGGCGGACGGCCGTCGTGGCGCTGCTCGTCGCGGCCTTCGCGGTGGGCGGGCTGCTGCTCTCGCAGACCGCGTACCGGGGCGGCCTCGGCGCCCCGCTCGCCATGGTCACACTCGCAAACCCCGTCGCCGCGTCGGTGATCGGCCTGGCCCTGCTGGGCGAACGCCTCCAGGGCGGGGCCGTCGGGGTGCTGCTCGCCGGGGTGGGGGCGGTGGCCGCCGCCCGGGGAGTGGTCCTCCTCACCCGGGCGACCGCCACGGCACCGGCCGCGACTCAGCCGCCGGCCGCGCCACCGTCATCCACCCCGTCCACCCCCTCGGTGCCGCCGCCCCTGCTGCGGTCGTCGGCCGCAGCCGAGCCACCGACACCGCTGCCGTCGTCCGCGGCTTCCGAGCCGCCGGCCCTTCCCCGGCCGTCCACCAGGCCCGAGCTGCCGGTCACCGTCCCGCTCCGGCCACCGCAGCCGCAGACCGCGCCCGCGTCGTCCGCTACGCCCCCGCCACCCTCCGTACCTCGATCAGCAGCGCCTGCCCAGGATCGAGCACCGGCATCGGCACCCCTGCTCCGCTGA
- a CDS encoding TetR/AcrR family transcriptional regulator, with protein MSSQDSATQPATASSRSKITPEREQEFYEAVLELLREGGYDALTMEGVASRSRCGKSTLYRQWGSKPQLVACALRGTRAGSLTSIDTGTLAGDLREAATSLGAHSGRDTPLMHALSHAALQNPELLEALREGLVEPAAAAINAMVTRAVARGEVAADNPALEFVAPQLLGAMRIRPMLEGHYGDAEYLSRFIEGAVLPALGLAGSRDRETPKVPDPASPA; from the coding sequence ATGTCATCCCAGGACTCCGCGACGCAGCCCGCGACGGCGTCCTCGCGCTCCAAGATCACACCGGAGCGTGAGCAGGAGTTCTACGAGGCGGTACTGGAGCTTCTCCGTGAGGGCGGCTACGACGCGCTGACGATGGAGGGCGTCGCGTCCCGGTCGCGCTGTGGCAAGTCCACGCTCTACCGGCAGTGGGGGAGCAAGCCCCAGCTGGTGGCGTGCGCCCTGCGCGGCACCCGCGCCGGGAGTCTGACCAGCATCGACACCGGTACGCTCGCCGGGGACCTGCGGGAGGCCGCGACGTCGCTGGGGGCGCACTCGGGGCGCGACACCCCGCTGATGCACGCGCTGAGCCACGCGGCGCTGCAGAACCCGGAGCTTCTTGAGGCGCTGCGCGAAGGGCTGGTCGAGCCGGCGGCGGCCGCGATCAACGCGATGGTCACCCGTGCGGTGGCCAGGGGCGAGGTCGCGGCGGACAACCCGGCGCTGGAGTTCGTCGCGCCCCAGCTGCTGGGTGCGATGCGTATCCGGCCGATGCTGGAGGGCCACTACGGTGATGCGGAGTACCTCAGCCGCTTCATCGAGGGTGCGGTGCTTCCCGCTCTGGGGCTGGCGGGCTCCCGCGACCGCGAGACCCCGAAGGTGCCGGACCCCGCGAGTCCGGCCTGA
- a CDS encoding YciI family protein, translating to MFVLELTYTGPIERVDELLGEHVAWLDAAYAAGVFIASGRKNPRDGGIILAAGDDRTSMEKLTATDPFMIAGVCTYRITEFIATKTAPGLDAFRQEL from the coding sequence ATGTTCGTACTGGAATTGACCTACACCGGCCCCATCGAGCGCGTGGACGAACTGCTCGGGGAGCATGTCGCCTGGCTGGACGCGGCGTACGCGGCAGGCGTCTTCATCGCATCGGGCCGCAAGAACCCACGCGACGGCGGGATCATCCTCGCGGCCGGCGATGACCGCACATCGATGGAGAAACTCACCGCGACGGACCCGTTCATGATCGCGGGCGTCTGCACCTACCGGATCACCGAGTTCATCGCAACGAAGACGGCGCCCGGACTCGATGCGTTCCGCCAGGAGTTGTAG
- a CDS encoding GNAT family N-acetyltransferase, giving the protein MSVRLTPLTDPGSNPSSHRLVWLASDADGNPVGSLFLRLFTKPGQDHLAELELQVHPAERRRGTGSRLLGAAVDAARQDGRSTVIAQAGAGSDGAAFLAGRGFRDVLSLTYTRLTLADADLPALARIVAQRRPGYRLLSWDGTVPDELADTFAAAHRAMDDMPMGETDYGSVVWDADRVREAAAVVRKRGDLLYTVAAVDESDGSIAGFTELVVPGDGTGDAQHYGTGVLPEHRGRGLARWMKAETIHRTRERHPALGGLLTDTADGNLPMRAVNDALGYTPTHRTIEYQLDLHQNRERGTAAAPDSDS; this is encoded by the coding sequence TTGTCCGTTCGCCTCACGCCACTGACAGACCCGGGGAGCAACCCGTCGAGCCACCGGCTGGTCTGGCTGGCGTCGGACGCGGACGGCAACCCAGTCGGCTCCTTGTTCCTGCGGCTGTTCACCAAGCCGGGCCAGGACCATCTCGCGGAACTGGAACTCCAGGTCCACCCGGCCGAGCGGCGCAGGGGCACCGGGTCGCGGCTGCTCGGAGCGGCCGTGGACGCCGCCCGGCAGGACGGCCGCAGCACTGTCATCGCCCAGGCCGGAGCCGGATCCGATGGGGCGGCCTTCCTGGCGGGCCGGGGCTTCCGGGATGTCCTGAGCCTCACCTACACACGGCTCACGCTCGCCGACGCGGACCTCCCCGCCCTGGCCCGCATCGTCGCGCAGCGCAGGCCCGGCTACCGGTTGCTGTCCTGGGACGGAACGGTCCCCGACGAGTTGGCCGACACCTTCGCGGCAGCACACCGCGCGATGGACGACATGCCGATGGGCGAGACGGACTACGGCTCGGTGGTCTGGGACGCGGACCGCGTCAGGGAGGCCGCCGCGGTCGTCCGCAAACGGGGCGACCTGCTGTACACGGTGGCGGCGGTGGACGAGTCGGACGGCTCGATCGCCGGGTTCACCGAACTGGTCGTCCCAGGCGACGGGACGGGCGACGCCCAGCATTACGGCACCGGCGTACTGCCCGAGCACCGGGGGCGCGGACTGGCGCGCTGGATGAAGGCCGAGACGATCCACCGGACCCGCGAACGCCACCCCGCACTCGGCGGACTGCTCACCGACACCGCGGACGGCAACCTGCCCATGCGGGCCGTCAACGACGCGCTGGGCTACACGCCGACCCACCGGACGATCGAGTACCAGCTCGACCTGCACCAGAACCGGGAGCGGGGAACGGCAGCCGCACCGGACAGCGACAGCTAG
- a CDS encoding YchJ family protein yields the protein MSRRTPRPQRPQRARQAQQAQQAQQGRRGRPAADAPCPCGLSAPYGECCGRFHSGQSAAPTAEALMRSRFSAFAVEDAAYLLRSWHPETRPPRVDFDAGQRWRRLEILATTGGTAFHTTGTVTFRAHYTFRGEPGELREHSRFERYEGAWVYVDGVVEGDGGAGQGS from the coding sequence ATGTCCCGACGTACCCCCCGGCCGCAGAGGCCTCAGCGAGCTCGGCAGGCACAGCAGGCACAGCAGGCACAGCAGGGCCGCCGGGGCCGGCCGGCCGCCGACGCGCCCTGCCCCTGCGGTCTGTCCGCCCCGTACGGCGAGTGCTGCGGCCGCTTCCACAGCGGACAGTCCGCCGCACCCACCGCCGAGGCGCTCATGCGGTCCCGGTTCAGCGCTTTCGCCGTCGAGGACGCCGCGTATCTGCTGCGCAGCTGGCACCCGGAAACACGGCCGCCCCGCGTCGACTTCGACGCGGGGCAGCGGTGGCGGCGCCTGGAGATCCTGGCGACCACCGGCGGCACCGCCTTCCACACCACCGGCACGGTCACCTTCCGCGCCCACTACACCTTTCGGGGGGAGCCCGGCGAGCTTCGCGAGCACAGCCGGTTCGAGCGGTACGAGGGCGCCTGGGTGTATGTGGACGGGGTCGTGGAGGGTGACGGCGGAGCCGGGCAGGGATCCTGA
- a CDS encoding ribonuclease: MRITLRALRTRAAAVGIATAIVVTPTVFLATEAHATVSGTICYGALPSQAHDTLDLIKTNGPFPYSQDGVVFQNREGVLPSQSTGYYHEYTVKTPGSSTRGARRIITGEKTAEDYYTADHYVTFKQVDFTC, encoded by the coding sequence ATGCGAATCACTCTACGCGCGTTGCGCACCCGTGCTGCTGCCGTCGGCATCGCCACCGCGATCGTCGTCACGCCTACCGTGTTCCTCGCGACCGAAGCCCATGCCACCGTGAGCGGCACCATCTGTTACGGCGCCCTCCCCTCCCAGGCACACGACACGCTGGACCTGATCAAGACCAACGGCCCGTTCCCGTACTCACAGGACGGAGTCGTCTTCCAGAACCGGGAGGGCGTGCTGCCGTCGCAGTCCACGGGCTACTACCACGAGTACACGGTGAAGACACCGGGCAGCTCGACCCGCGGGGCCCGGCGCATCATCACCGGCGAGAAGACCGCCGAGGACTACTACACCGCCGATCACTACGTCACGTTCAAGCAGGTCGACTTCACCTGCTGA